DNA sequence from the Dunckerocampus dactyliophorus isolate RoL2022-P2 chromosome 4, RoL_Ddac_1.1, whole genome shotgun sequence genome:
CCATATTAAAGGGGAAGATGAGGAACTCTGCATCACTCATGAGGGTCTTCAAAGGcgggaggaggctgatctcagcAAGTTGCCGCTGACCGGTGTCTCCGTGAAGACAGAAGAGCACGACGACAAACCAGGTGAGTCCTCACAGAGCCGGATAACCCGTACCTCTACTCTGGTTTTATATCGCTGGGTTGCACGTGACGTCACGTCCGGTTGCCGTTGTCACGGGCTCAAACGGATGGGGGGGGCTAGCAAGCGTTATTTGTGGCTAAAAGACGTGTCAAGTCGGAGCGAAAATGTGGCAGGCGTGTGCTGTTCAGGCACGCACATCAAAATAGGGATTTTTGAAAAGGTTGTTGctaagggccctgtcacaccttgacgatttagccagcgcatgcctgacgtgatcattttgatggcatacgttgaactgccgacttttttttttggttaaattttgggcgtatacatagcgtattcataacaacgtcgacgtaaacatgacgtattagtaacttatatagaacgtttctataacttataggcaacttatatcaacgaatgcgtagcgtgttgccggtgttcacaatttatgcccaacgcctgtcacaccttgacgatttagccagcttacgccaacgtatgaaaaaattggccaataggCTGGCGTAtgtccaataagttatgggtaagttttgtataagttaagagcacgccggcatacgtcatagtacgtccaagtcgtccaaaaattttgtgcatgcacaaaacatttagacatatgtcaacgtatgattaatacgcccgcatccgcgggcaataagttatgcgatctttgacgcccgttcacacacgttatttgtaagttacgtacaagtcaaaatacgtcaacatacggtgagacagaactgtcttcttggcgaatGAAGATGGAGgctgttattgtatttgcaggtaagtttgcagctctaccagtagagggcactgtgacactgggaatggaaccaactttttttgattttctatcaactttattaatgcattagcaagtcacaaatccatgagtggtagcgtatgcagcctacgccaggggtctcagactcgcggcccccgggacgatagtttgcggcccccgtcttaatatgaaaaattaatattcgtgtggcacgcaactttgatatgaatgacacttgtcgtgtgcggagatgaacgaaccaatcacggtgaggtatatggtctcAAGGGCGGGACCGTATTattaacatatgctagcatgcatacACGCTAAAACATACTGTGTCGCTCAGGAGTCCGTTAGGAAGCGAgagtgctttatttctttggacAGATTACGACCAGAACTCTCATTCGGTTTATCAAACCCGCTTCAAATCAGGacggtcatcactcaacacaacagtctcagtcgtggtgcacaactaaaaacatcacagcaaTGCAAAatcagacaagacactaccgctatttttgcagaacaataactaacaactatgtagctcaaacatgtgaCTTTAAGAGCgtttgcaccaaaacagtaccgcaaagcacgctggggaacaggaagtgctcccagcgatgctacaatatgctagcatgcatgctatcgtatgtttttatgaaggcagcgggagcaaaactgagtttggttgtactttattgaagtatttaacaatgtactcatgttatttttgaccaatcctcatccacaaatccatcaaagtcctcatcttctgtatcccaaatgaacagcggggcaagttctccatcaaacacaccaggttccctctcgtcattgtcaAGAGTCATTCTTGTTGCCATGCggctcctcagaaatgatgccggCTTTTGCGAAAACACGAAAAACAGTGCAAGCACACAcattagcccaagcatccacaatccattcacaaattgtggcataactcgcacggcgctgcctcccagtcttagtgaagctgtgttcgccatctgtcatccatcactcccacgccgctcgcaacttgaCTTTAAACGccctgtttacaccgatgtccagcggttggcgttccttcgtcaagcctccgggaatgatggcaagctctgagttcatttgctgcacttggtttttcacagcggctgtgagatgggcgcgcatggagtcacagatcaacagggacggtgacgcatggaaaaaaacatccggtctctttccgtacacgtctctcagccattttctcctcgtccttcCAGCCCTTTTAATTGGTCTTAACGATGattccggctggaaacttttctttagcaagcgtcttcctcttaaaaatcaccctaggtggcagtttctgtccattaccatggcaaccaagcacaacagtaaagccgacttctcgtgccccgttgtgtgtatcgctaccgtgctggtccccttcttctctacagtgtggttcaccgtgatgtcgaaagtgagcggcacatCGTCCATGTTGGCgatgtagttgggctggatgtgtttgtcggcaatgtttttactgcagtaggagcggaagatggccagcttttccttgtaatccgctggatgttgctgcgccagatggatagatggcgccgtttcataaaatatacttatatacCTACCATGGCCGTGCCTTTGGTGTCCTCTTTCACAtccgcatgctgtcctcagtcatGTCCACATTTCCTCTAcataagcagcgtgtcggcaggagacaCTCCCAGTCAgacgagcggagcgctcatcaaagtcacacagcaacacttacagattttggaactcggtgcacACATAAGGCATGCCGCATGATAAGACACCccgtccattttggacaaaatttaagacttttaagtgcgccttatggtcgtgaaaatacggtaatacaaaaaaatgctacATGCACTGTTTTTTGCAGCTCCCAGTGTTTTCACTTCTTTGATCAAAACGTCCCTTCGgttggtaaaggttgccgacccctgtctTAGCCCTTACCCCGAGGTTTTGCGCATTcacaagaatcaagtggtgtcccggCTCCCCTCAAATGGAGGGCTGAGGGGCAGGTGCTAAGAAGCGTGCAGCCCCGGAACCGAGTGCGGTCGGGGACCAGACTTGAAATGAAAGAGTTGGCGGAGTTTACTCGGATACGCCAGTCCAGCGGCAGAGCGGAGATGGAAtgaagcatatcaatggaagtAACCAAGataattattgatttttgcAGTCACATCACTCATGTTTGATTGGACATTCAACCCTTTGCTGCTCCACATCAATATTGGCCatattgtgaatttttttttttttttttttttttttacttctgctgtgttttcctaAATGATGAGATAGCGACCACATCAGCCTGTTGATggtaagttgtatttttaaaaccaGTCTCCAGCCTGCTGAACTGTACAGTGAACTTTTTTGTCCGCTACCTCGTCACTCGTGTAACGCAACACATCGCTGTGAACGACAGTCACGCTGGTCCGCCGAAAGTCCTCACGGTGAGATTTATTGGATTGTATGGATGATCAGGaggtgagctaaataaaagatgtcaACATCATGGCCACATGTGGACAGCAcggaatgttttaaaaaaaggttttgaaATAATGTATGCGCCTTACTTGATGGTAGGAAAGATTTATTATGAAACATTTCATGATCTCATCTGCCAATGTCACAGCCAGaaagcggtgaagggtgatgacgtCATGAGAATCAAGAGGcatcccatttcttagtggcttcttcccctttgCCCTGTTGGTTTCATCCATACTGCAACAGCCAATCAGCAGGGGTGCTTAAAGCCTGCTGACTGATGTCACGTGGCATCTACGTGGCTAACGCCAGCGATCAAGCCACACTACCTTCAGTCgccatcgacgtaatgggcaggCCTAACCAAGAGGCTGCACTTGTGTTTCCATCTCGCGTGTGTGCTAATTGACTTGAGCTTAGCTAACTTGAATACAGACGATCCTATTACAGTGATCCTATTCCACAATCATTCCTCCTTGTCCTGCAGACGCCTGGCAGCTGATTGATCCTCAGGAGGAGCATCCCCATCAGTCGCAGAGTgggagctccactttgaagcaggaggatccacagcccccccacattaaaaaggaagaggaggagccacagtcCCACAAcatgaaagaggaggaggaggaactcTGGGTCACTCGGGAGGGAGAGCGTTTTCTAGGAcgggaggaggctgatctcgcCAATCTGCCACTGACCGTTATCACCGTGAAGACCGAAGATCGTGAAGACCAACCACccgagtcctcacagcttcatcacagtccaagtgaggagaacacaggggcggagcctccaagcagcagctcaccacagcgcatgacaacagaagctgatggagaccactgtggaggatcaccaGCACGCAGCCTCTTAGCTccgctatcagatagtgacgacattacgtcacactctcctgaggatGAAGATGGGGACGACACCCGAGAAGCTTTGAGCAGCGATccagactgtgaaggtgatatggGGACTGACGACAAACACTCGAAAAAGAAGGCAGGTAGAAACCATTttacctgctcagtttgtgctaaaagttttttttataagaGCTATTTGAcacaacacatgagaacacacacgggagaaaaaccttttagttgcacTGTTTGCGCTCAAGGATTCTCTCAGAAGTCAAATATGGTAacgcacatgagaacgcacacaggagaaaaacctttcagttgctcattctgtggtaaacgcttcactaGGACAGTAACTATGGTCATTCATATGAGAAAACACGCAGGAGACAGACCTTTCAGTTGTGCAGTTTGTGGTGATGCGTTTTCACATGCATCGTCTTTcaaaaaacacatgagaacacacgaggcagaaaaaccttttagttgtccAGACTGTGATAAAAGCTTCTCGAAAAAAGTAAACATGGTATCACACAGGAggacacacacgggagaaaaaccttttacttgctcagtttgtggtcaaGGATTTGCTCAGAAGTCAAATATGCGCTCGCACATGAAAACGCACAGAGGGGAAAAACCATTCAGTTGCTCCGTTTGTGGTCAAGGATTCTCTCAGAAGTCCAACAGGCTTTCTCACATGAGAACACAtactggagaaaaaccctttagttgccCACACTGTGATAAAAGCTTCACTAAAAAAGTAGACATGGTGAATCatgtgagaacacacacaggagaaagacCTTTCAGTTGTGCCATTTGTGGCGATGCGTTTTCTCGGGTCTCATATTTAAACACACATATGAGAagccacacaggagaaaaaccattCAGCTGCTCACATTGCGATAAAAGCTTCGCTCAAAAGGCACACCTGCGGTCCCACATGAGAACACACTcgggagaaacccattttagttGTTCAGACTGCGGCCAAATCTTCaccaaaaaagtacatttaatatccCACATGAGGACACACGCAGAAGACAAACCCATTAGCTGCTCAGTGTGTGGCCATACGTTTGCTCTGACTTCCTCTTTGTacagacacatgagaacacacaggaTGTCCTCTGTGAATCGTGGCGAGCGGTCCGGGGTGTTGTCTTCTATCGACTGATATTATATGTCGTCCAGGGAGGGCGGAGAGCAGCCAGTGATTTTCTGAGCAGTGTTGATAACTCTCTGCACCTCCTCCTGCTCTGGGCAGTTCAGCCTTGAGGTTTTTGAAATGTACTCTCACTGAATTTATGAAAGTGTGTACaattaattagatttttttgaaTGACATATTTAACAGCTGTCGGTGTCTCTTCCTTTGTGTATGTGTTGATCAACTGTCAAAGTTCTTGAGCAGTGAAATCTTGCAGTACGTCATTCCAGGTAACTGTGACACAGTGACGTCATTCAAGCCAAAATGTAATTTCATCTTACATCAGTTGAGGATACTGTAGCATGTCAGAGACTTTCCTTTTCGCTTTTTGGCACCTAATgagccaggggtgtcaaactcgtgccgtggacggccgagacactgcaggtcacTGAAGCGGGTGATTTTAACCATCAACACTTGCTTGAATgtaagggaaggagctcatgAGTAGTCATTGTTTGTTGAAGTCTAACATTGGATATCTTTTAACTTGTACATCCTAGCAATGGTAAGAAATTTGAATCCGTTGCCGttgttgtgggaaaaaaaatggtttcTTGGGAAAAGAGTGCCTGAAATAAAGAATTAATTTCTTTTGCAAAAGAGGCCAGACATCAAAGAGAAACAGAGCGTGCACAGcatacatgttgtatttcatcctttcatttacAGGGATGGCAGAAACGGAACATTGAAACGGTAGACTCATTCGGAACAATTGATTCAGAAAAGGAGTCGATTTTTTGGAACGTGGCAACATCTCCCCACAGCGACACCTGGTGGCCAATTGTAAAATACCACATCAAGCAAGCATGCATGGTTATTGGTGACAGCGTTGGCCATTTACACTTGCTCTTTGGTCTCAGTGTGTCTGGATTTCAACATTGTTTTCAATGTATGCCTGGATGGAAGGATGTATTTGGGGTCACGTTTCTTGACAAAAATTGACAAAGACAGCATTAAGCAAACGGCTAATTGACCATAGCCGCAACCACGGTCGGCGTGACCCATTGAATGGCCCTATTTTTCGAAACGGCCCTGTCAAGAAAGTTGATATCACGGCCGAACAGGTGGCCTAAAGACGTAGTATTAAGATAACCTTTTGTTTGTTAGTTTCTCCTATTTCCTGGTGCTTTATGTTATGttactttttcccctttttttcacctcatatttggtgtcaaatgctgatactgcaTGGGAAtccataaaggtaagtttggatgacttaatgagtgctaatgtgcacatttgtctccagttaattcatgctagtgctctgccttttagcacacatgtcaaacagccatgtaataatctctctggaaaagaaaccccaggcttgtactggtggacaGTGGGCCTGCATTCCTTTTGTgcctttaatttgatgttgttcgtgtcttagttttacacatcataaataagattcaTGAGATGGCTATCAGGTACGAACTCCCCcctggtccgcgggagatttgtgggaacacatgccggtccgtgggtcgaaaaaggttggggaccactgatttagacaacaacaacaaaatcgaAGGAGCCGGGTCTTTTAGTGAGCTGAGTCAAAAGAAGCACCTCTCTATAAAGAGCCGAAAATTCCATCGATGCTTGATGTCGACAAGTTCCATCACAAAATGCTTTCAAGGAATTGATTTCAAGGAATGTCTGTAAAATgactttgtgaagtgcagtcaTTGAACCCCTGTTCTGTTTttgaaattatatattttttaggacATATTTAACAGTCAGTGTCTCTtcctttgtttgtgtgtgtgtgtgtgtgtgtgtgtgtgtgtgtgtgtgtgtgttgaaaggTTCTTCAGTGGTGAAATACTttgaaatccatccattttctacaccgcttctcctcattagggtggagcctgtcccagctgaacTCAGGCGactggcggggtacaccctggactggtcgccagccaatggcagggcacatatagaccctTTCcaagggcccacaatttaaacgatttcaagtgtttatttgtttatttttatgtaatttgggcttccagctcattaaacccacgaaaacaggaattcaaataatttgaatactgtgaagaaatcaccatttacttctcagtttttgcaggaaaaaaaaagaaagaaattaggatcacatcaaatcagtaaaaatatggtactttcaaaacgatatgtcagtcttcaatacttggttgggaatccctttgccttaatcactgcctcgatgccacgtggcattgacgcaatcagcctgtggcattgcctgggagttatggaagcccagatttccttgatgcttgctgtcagctcttctttgttgttgggtctggtgcccctcattttcctctggagaataccccatagattctcaatgcgGTTTAGATCcagtgagttggctggccagtcaagcactgtgatggcatgggcatcaaaccaggttttggtgcttctggcggtatgggcaggggccaggtcctgctggaagatgaaatctgcatctccatacagatcctcagcagaaggagtcatgaagtcctctaaaacactctggtagactgttgcggtgaccttggatttaagaaagcagagtttaccaacacctgcaccggacattgcaccccaaatcatgacggactgtggatatttcacactggacctcaggcagcttgggttctgttcctcccccgtcttcctccaaacccttggaccttgattcccaaataaaaggcacactttactttcatcggaaaagaggaccttggaccactggccaacagtccagtccttcttctccttggtccagtggagacgcttcctacgttggctcaggttcagaagtggcttgacccgaggaacccgacagtggtagcccatctcccggatgcgtctgaatgtagtggtttttgaagctgtgactcccgcctcattccactctttctggatctctgccagattcttgaatcttccctgtttgataatccgctgaagcccacggtcatctcttttgctgtgcatcttctcctgccacattttgcccttcctctagactttccattgatatgcttggacacagcactctgtgaacaaccagcctccttagctatgaacttttgtggcttacccaacctatggagggtatcaatgatggtcttctgacCAGTTggcatgtctgcagtcttccccatattgaaccaaactgaagcaatttaatgacacctggggaagcctgtgcaggtgatttgaggttagtagatgattagtgtgtgacactcagtttaaaacattcatgccctgcacaatttgggctgatttcttcacagtattctaattttttgaattactgtttttgtgggtttacgTCATGAgttggaagcccaaattatgtaaaaataaacaaataaatacttgaaatcgtttaaattgtgggccctgaatctataatctatgaaagtttaactttttgaatggaattatggaaattaaacaacttttccatgatattctaattttttggaaagggtctgtatagacaatcattcacactcacattcatacctatggacaatttagagtcaccaatgaacctaacatccatgtttttggaatgtgggaggaaaccggagtacccggagaaaatccccacacacaaggggagaacatgcaaactccactcagaaatgcccaacggagaatcgaatCCTGGTTACTTTGAAATCATTCCTGGATAACATTCCGGGTAACAGAGTGATttgagtccatccatccatccatccattttctataccgcttcttcctcattagggtcgcgggggcatgctggagcctatcccagctgactttgggcgagtgaTTTGAGTCCTTTCAGCCAAAATGTAATCTATTACACAATCGTGTTTTCTTCAGTTGAGGATCCAGCAACAAAGGTTTTTACCTTTCAAGTGTTTTAAAACATAATCCATTTTTGCCCTCTCTTTGGCATGAACGTCTGATCAAGGGGAACCCGATAAGCCAAATCAGCAAATATATCTGAaacattttgctgtttgttgAACTCTAACATTGGATATTTATTGACTTTTACATTCTAGTGTAACGGAGGCTATGCAAGTGTacgttaataaaaataataataataataataaaataacttaaaaagaGCTGGCTGAACGCGCGGTCGACAGtacgggcttttggccgtgcggtcagcgctctcgtgtCTCACTACGAACTCGAGTACGGGAGCGGGCAGTGTGAACGTGCGGGTTCCACCAGCAATGGgaagggtgaccatattttaacCTCTTGTAGTTGAGTTGTACTGTATACAGAACATTCTGGTGAACCTTAAATTGGCATTTTTAGACACtttgtaatacatttgcatttttcCGTTCCATGCTCCAGTCCAATAGGCGGCGGTAATGCACCGAGTAGCTGCTGaaaaaccaaagaagaagagCGGACAGACGACCCGAAGCAGATGGCGGTGACGACAAAGTAGTCTTATTGAAAAACAGTCAAACGCTTGAAATTGTCGATTTAAAAAACAGACAATTTGCGACCGCGGACGAAATTTCTGGGCTGTTAGAAAGAAGGATGGCGTCGGGCGAGGAGGAAGTTTCTCGAACAAGAGAGAAGAACGAGCGACAGCAACAACCGGAGCTTTGCACGACTTCCACTGTGCTACACGCTCAAGGTATGTTTACATGTTGTATTTTACAATTCAACACACTTTCTGTGTTTAATATAAACAATGAGATCACATGAACGagttttgacctttttttaacTCGCGCCCAAGACAGCCGCTGTGTGTGCTTTCCTGATTCCAGGTGTGGCAGCTCCGCCAACTTCTCCAGATAGTACCGCTTGGCTTCCCCAATTACGCACTCACGCGCATTTAGGCGGAAGGAAAAGTACTTCTCAAGCCTTTATCTCAATCATTTAGTTCCTTTCGCTTGGAGATAATAAAGTATtgtagcacttcctgtttcccagcgtgctttgcggcactgttttggtgcaaacgctctttacatgtttgagctacatagttgttggttattgtcctgcacaaatagcggtagtgtcttgtctgttctAGTCTATCTGCTGCGTTGCTGCGTGATGGTTTTAGtagtgcaccatgactgagactgttgtggtGACTGATGACCTACCGCGATTTCCGTCGTCTGTGCTCTTATACATGCTGGAATAAAAGTACGATATGTGACTCATGAGAgccactctgtgtgtgtatgtcttccTGCTCGTGGCGTCCTGTCTGTCTCTCCAACCTTTAAAGCAGGCAGACAAGCAGGTCGAGTGTGTGCGCGATGCAAATATGGTGCCGAAGCTTCAGCTCTCTCACACAGGCAACCATATTGGGAACCCCATCAGTGACCACACATGTCACCTTATTAGTGACAGCTTGGATCCAATTTGGACACGAATGTCCTGAATCCAACATCATCTTCAATACTGGAGGGCAGACGAGGGCTTCATCCAGCTCTTGTTTTCTGCTGGCTGGTTAAAAGAGAATGAATGAAGTTCATGTTAGGCATCTTTATTTACACGATAAACAACAGTCAATATGGAAAAATGCTGATAGCCTGGAATGATTTACCTTGGCTGGGTGAAGCTCCAGTTCTTCTCATGCAAGGCACAGTAGTGCCTCAGCATGGATGAGGTGTTGTGATTGGACCCC
Encoded proteins:
- the LOC129179375 gene encoding protein IWS1 homolog isoform X2: MASGEEEVSRAREKNERQQQPELCTTYIVLHAQDVRQPIGRREESPPQPLGGAPTWRREDPQPPHIKGEDEELCITHEGLQRREEADLSKLPLTGVSVKTEEHDDKPDAWQLIDPQEEHPHQSQSGSSTLKQEDPQPPHIKKEEEEPQSHNMKEEEEELWVTREGERFLGREEADLANLPLTVITVKTEDREDQPPESSQLHHSPSEENTGAEPPSSSSPQRMTTEADGDHCGGSPARSLLAPLSDSDDITSHSPEDEDGDDTREALSSDPDCEGDMGTDDKHSKKKAVQ
- the LOC129179375 gene encoding gastrula zinc finger protein XlCGF57.1-like isoform X1, with the protein product MASGEEEVSRAREKNERQQQPELCTTYIVLHAQDVRQPIGRREESPPQPLGGAPTWRREDPQPPHIKGEDEELCITHEGLQRREEADLSKLPLTGVSVKTEEHDDKPDAWQLIDPQEEHPHQSQSGSSTLKQEDPQPPHIKKEEEEPQSHNMKEEEEELWVTREGERFLGREEADLANLPLTVITVKTEDREDQPPESSQLHHSPSEENTGAEPPSSSSPQRMTTEADGDHCGGSPARSLLAPLSDSDDITSHSPEDEDGDDTREALSSDPDCEGDMGTDDKHSKKKAGRNHFTCSVCAKSFFYKSYLTQHMRTHTGEKPFSCTVCAQGFSQKSNMVTHMRTHTGEKPFSCSFCGKRFTRTVTMVIHMRKHAGDRPFSCAVCGDAFSHASSFKKHMRTHEAEKPFSCPDCDKSFSKKVNMVSHRRTHTGEKPFTCSVCGQGFAQKSNMRSHMKTHRGEKPFSCSVCGQGFSQKSNRLSHMRTHTGEKPFSCPHCDKSFTKKVDMVNHVRTHTGERPFSCAICGDAFSRVSYLNTHMRSHTGEKPFSCSHCDKSFAQKAHLRSHMRTHSGETHFSCSDCGQIFTKKVHLISHMRTHAEDKPISCSVCGHTFALTSSLYRHMRTHRMSSVNRGERSGVLSSID